In the genome of Simkaniaceae bacterium, the window GACCCTGATGTTTAGCTTGGCTCAAGCGATCGGATGTGCTGAAGCAAAGGCTACACTTATTTCTCCCTTTGTAGGACGTATATTAGATTGGTACAAAAATGCAGAAAAAAAAGACTTTACTCCTGAAGAAGATCCCGGAGTAAAATCCGTATCTGAAATTTACACCTATTATAAAAAATTTGGTTATAAAACGCAGATCATGGGAGCTAGTTTTCGAAATTCGGGTGAAATTTTAGAACTTGCCGGATGTGATTTGATTACGATTTCACCCCCTCTTCTTAACGAGCTTACAACAATGGAAGGAGCTGTGCCTAGAAAGCTAGACCCTTCTCAGGCTGAGCATGCCTCTATAGAGAAAATAACAGTGGATGAGAAAACATTCCGATGGCTTCTAAATGAGAATGCCATGGCGACTGAGAAACTATCGGAAGGAATCCGCAAGTTTGCAGCTGATACGGTTAAACTTGAGAAATACCTTCAAACGTTATGCCGTTGATTTTTTTATACCCATTAGACAAAAAAAAACCCGAAGGACAATCCTTCGGGTTTTTTTATTTAACGCATTTACAGTCTATTCAGCATCAGTGAAAATGAATTCCAATTCGGCTTCTTCCTCACGATCAACGAGCTTTTTAACGCGTTGATAATAGTCGGTGAATCCTGTCCCACCCGGAATCATATGACCCATGATGAGGTTGGATTTGAAGTCGAGAAGATAGTCATTTTTACCTTCACACGCCGCATCTGTTAAGACCTTGGTCGTTTCTTG includes:
- the tal gene encoding transaldolase, coding for MSKLDELKKMTTIVADTGEFHEIQKYKPTDATTNPSLILKASEQEVYKPLIEEGVSYAKEHAKNEKELLDLMITKIFVNFGIEILKIVPGRVSTEVDARLSFDIEGSIAKAHQYIQLYKNAGIPKERVLIKLASTWEGIQAAKVLEAEGIHCNMTLMFSLAQAIGCAEAKATLISPFVGRILDWYKNAEKKDFTPEEDPGVKSVSEIYTYYKKFGYKTQIMGASFRNSGEILELAGCDLITISPPLLNELTTMEGAVPRKLDPSQAEHASIEKITVDEKTFRWLLNENAMATEKLSEGIRKFAADTVKLEKYLQTLCR